Part of the Natronobacterium gregoryi SP2 genome, TCGTGGACGACGTTGGAAACCGCCGTCGCGATCGCTTCGGGATCGTCGTGCTGGAAGATCGACCGCCCCATCGAGACGCCCGCACCGCCGGCGTCCATCGCGCCCCGTACCATCTCGATCGTCTCGCGGTCAGTTCCTTTCGACCCACCGGCGATGACGACCGGCAGGCGGGTCGACGCGACGACGTGCTGAAAGGTCTCGGCATCGCCACTGTAACCGGTTTTGACGAGATCCGCGCCGAGTTCCTCCGCGAGTCGAACCGCGTGGCCCAGCGCCTCGGGGTCCGTGGAGTCGACGCCGGGGCCGCGTGCGTAGGCCATTGCGAGGACGGGAATGCCGAACCGTTCCGCGGTTTCGGTTACCCCTGCGAGCTGGCCGATCTGATCGGGTTCGTGGTCCGAGCCGACGTTGATGTGAAACGAGACGGCGTCGGCACCGGCGCGGATCGCTTCCTCGACGGTCCCGGTAAGCCGTTTGTCCTGTTCGTCGGGACCGATCGTCGTCGAGCCGTTGAGGTGGGCGATGTATCCCTTCCCGTTCTTGTTCTCGTGGACCCGGGGCGCGATCCCTTTCTGCGTGAGGACGGCGTCTGCGCCGCCGCGAGTAACGCCGTCGATGGTCGATTCGATCTCTTTCAGCCCCTGAACAGCACCCAGCGTGATGCCGTGGTCCATCGGAACGATTACGTACGATCCGTCTGTGCCGATCCGCTCGAGTCGTGCGTCGATGCCAGTGGTAGTCATTGCGGGTTTCTAGCAAACTCGTCGTTATGGCTGTTCTGGTTCCGGTACGTTTCCGTCGCGGGCGGCGTCCGGGTCGAACCCTCCACCGCGGAGTACACCCCGCTTGAGTTCGGCTGCCGTGGCCTCGAGTGCGGTGGCCGCGGGGGCGTCGCCCTCTCCGTGCTCGCCGATCAACTCGACGAGTGCACTGCCGACGATGACGCCGTCGGCGCCGGCCTCGATTATCTCGGCCGCGTGGTCGCCCTCGCTGACGCCGAAGCCGACCGCTTTGGGCACGTCGTACTCCGAGAGTCGGGCGAGACTGTCGTGGGTCGCCGACGAGACGTTCGCCCGCGCACCCGTGGTCCCGAGTCGGGCCTGGACGTACGCGAAGCCCGACACCTGAGACATGATGCGCTCGAGGCGCTCGCCTTCGGTCGTCGGTGCGACGATGAAGACGAGGTCCAGTCCGTGGTCGTCGCAGGCCTCGCGGAGGGGGTCGGCCTCCTCCGCGGGGAGGTCGGGGACGATGATCCCCGAGAGGCCGGCGGCTGCGGCGCGCTCGACGAAGGGACGAACGTCTGGCTCGTCTCGCGGCTTCGCCGCTCGACCGTCCGAGGCGCGTGGCGCCTCGCTCCCCCCATACTGCAGGATCATATTGTAGTACGTCATCACCAACAACGGCGCCTCCGTCTCGAGGTCGTCGACCAGTTCGAAAAAGCCCGCTGGCGTCGTGCCGGCCTCGAGCGCGCGGTTGATCGCCGCCTGGATCGTCGGCCCCTCGGCGATCGGCTCCGAGAACGGCAGGCCAAGTTCGATCAGGTCCGAGCCGCCGCGGTCGAGGGCCTCGACGTACGCTTTCGTGTCCTCGAGGGAGGGATCGCCCGCCGTGATGTAGGTGATCAGCGCGGGGTGGTTCTCGCGGATGGCGGCCTCGACGTCGCTGTCGGACGTCATTCGAGCACCTCCACGTCCGGTGCGGCCTCGAGATCGCGTTTCTCTGTCTCCTCCAGCACGGTCTCTAAGTCCTTGTCGCCGCGACCGGAGACGGTGACGACGACGAGGTCGCCGAGTTCGTCGTGCGATTCTTCCAAGAATCCCAGCGCGTGACTCGACTCGAGTGCCGGAATGATCCCCTCTAAGTTCGACAGGCGGTGGAAGCCGTTGAGCGCGGCCTCGTCGTCGACGTTCGTCGGCGTCACCCGTCCCGACTCGACCAGGTGGGCGAGTTCGGGGCCGACACCAGCATAATCGAGTCCCGCGCTGACGCTGTGGGACTCGACGATCTGGCCTTCCTCGCTCTGGAGGAGTTTCGTCATTGCGCCGTGGAGCACGCCGTCGCTGCCCGTCGACAGCGTCGCGGAGTTAGGCGCGAGGCCGTCCTCGGCGTCGATCTCGAGGCTCGAGCCGCCGGCTTCGACGGCGTACAACTCCACGTCTTCGTCGGGAACGAACGCGTGGAACGACCCCATCGTGTTCGAGCCGCCGCCCGCGCAGGCGACGACGCTGTCGGGGAGTCGTCCCGCCTGTTCTCGGACCTGTTCGCGGGCCTCTTCGCTGATGACCGACTGGAAGTCCCGGACCAGTTTCGGGAACGGGTGGGGGCCGACGATCGAGCCGATGACGTAGTGGGTTCGCTCGACGGTCGCCGCCCAGTCGCGCATCGTCTCGTTGATCGCCTCCTTCAGCGTCCCCGACCCCGCCGTCACGGGTGTTACCTCCGCACCGTTCATTCGCATCCGGTAGACGTTCGGCCGCTGGCGGTTGATGTCCGTCCGGCCCATGTAAATCTCGCAGGGCATATCGAGGTGGGCCGCCGCCATCGCCGTCGCCGTGCCGTGCTGGCCCGCGCCGGTTTCGGCGATGATCCGCTCTTTGCCCATGTACTTGGCCAGCAGGACCTGACCGAGCGCGTTGTTCAGTTTGTGTGCGCCGCCGTGGAGCAGGTCCTCGCGTTTGAGATAGATCTCCCGGTCGTAGCGCTCGCTCAACCGGTCCGCTCGCTGGAGCGGCGTCGGCCGCCCACCAAACTCGCGCAGTCGCTCGCGGAACTCGTCTACGAAGCCGTCCTCGTTTTCGAGGACGTATCGCTCGTAAGCGTCCTCGAGTTCCTGCAAGGCTGGCATCAACGCCTCGGGGACGTACTGGCCGCCGTAGTCGTCGCCGAAGGTGGCGTCGCTGGTCCGTTCTCGGTTCTCTTCGTCGTACTCGATCGTGCTCATGTCTCTTCCTCCGGGGTCGCTCGCGTCAGTCGTCTCGTGTTTGCCTCGACGGCAGTCTCTGTCGCGCCGTGGTCCATGATTGCGTTCCCGACGAGCAAGGCATCGGCCCCCGCCTCGCGCATTCGACGGACGTTCGCCGGCGTCGAGATGCCGCTTTCGGCGACCAGGGTGATATCGTCGGGCACCGCCCGCGAGACGGATTCGAACGTCTCGAGATCAACCTCGAGTCGCGCCAGATCCCGGTTGTTCACCCCGATGATCTCGGCACCCGACTCGAGGGCGGTCTCGAGTTCGGTCTCGTCGTGAACCTCGACGAGCGGCTGGAAGCCGCGGTCGCGAGCAGCCGCGACGAGTTCCTCGAGGTTCTCGACGAACCGTGCGATCACAAGCATCAGGTCGGCCTTGACGACGTCGAGCTGATCCTCGCGCAGGACGAAGTCCTTCCGGAGGACGGGGACGTCGACGGCCTCGCGCACTCGCGTCAGCGTCTCAGGCGAGCCGCCGAAGTGGCTCGGCTCGGTGAGCACCGAGATGGCGGCCGCGCCGCCCGCGACCATCGACTCGGCCAGTTCGACGGGGTCGTCCTCGCGGGTACTGTCCGCGGTCGGACTCGTCGGCTTCACTTCCGCGATCACGGGGACGCGGCCATCGGCTTCCGCGCGCTCGAGTGCGTCCGGCAAGGATCGTGGCTCGACCTCGAGGGGAGCGTCGCCACCCGGTCGCTCCCGGGCGGCAGCAAGTATCGACGCCACCTCGGGGGCGAGCGCTGCACGTGAGTTCATTATTGTACATCGACGTACTCATATGTACATAAGACTTGTGCCATCGAGACGGGAGACAGGACCGGCGGTTATTCAAGTCCAACCCACCTATCCAGCACCATGGAGGACGTTACCGACGCTGGACTCTACGCGCGAGAGTCGTCGTACCTCGACCGGTACGTGCAACTCGGCGTCGCCAGCGGACGGGTCCTGGACGTTTCGTTTCCCGACCATCCCGACGACGAGGCGACCGTCGTCACCGACGACAGCGAAGAAACGCCGACTCTCGATCGGATCTTCGAGTACCTCGACGGACTCGAGGAAGTCCCCTTCGACGACGTCCAGGTCGCGTTGACGGTCCCGACCGACCAGCGGTCGGTCCTCGAGCAGGTCCAGACGCTCCCCTACGGCGACCAGGTCGGCGTCGAAGCGCTCACTCGGATGACGCCGGGGCTCGATGCCGACGACGATGACGATCGCATCCTCGTCCGGACGGCATTGGACGCCAACCCAGCACCCATCTTGATCCCCGATCACCGCGTTCGGGACGGCCCGAGTGCCGCACCGCCTGCCGTCGAACAGAAACTACGCTCACTCGAGGGGCTGTAACTGTCAGCTCGCACGGGCGTGTTCACTCTTCTGGAATGCTGTACCGATGTCCCGGCGCGACCGCGCGCTCTTGCGGTCGTGTCGGAACTGACCGACAGCAAACCGTATCAGTTGTCGACCCACACTGTGTACAGGTACAGGCCAACGCCAGCAAACACCGTCAGCGAAGAGAGGTCGTCGATCACGGACTGGTCGGTCGCGAGGAAGGCGAACTGCAAGAGGCCCCCAGCGACGAGAAAGACCGCTGCAGCGAGCGCCGCCGACGGCTCACCACCGCTCTGCCGGTAGAGTACCACACCCAGCCCAAGCGCGATCACGCCGAAGACGACCGTCGCCGCGTCCATCGCGAGCGGATTACCAGTAAACGCGCTGTACCCGACCAAGACGAAGTAGAGAACGACTCCAAAGAAGATCCATCGATACGCACGCTCGGGAACGCCGATATCGTCGGTCGTACTCATACCCGTACCGTCAAGCAACTCCCCCTTAGCTCTCAATGGTTTCGGCCCACTCGAGCCCCAGCCCCTCGTGGACGAGGAACTCGAGAGCGTTGATGAGATAGTGCGCGACGACGACCACGAGCAGACTCCCAGTGAGGATGAACACCGCCGCGAGGACGAACCCGAGCAGGCCCGTGACGACGATGCCGACCGATCCCTGCATCCCGTGGCCGATACCGAAAGCAACCGAAGAGAGGACCGCGAGCAGCCACGGATCGATGCCAAACCCCATCGAGAACGCACCGATCAGGGCCGCACGGAAGAGCAGCTCCTCGAAGACGGCGATGATCGGCAACACGCCGACTAGCAGCACGACCCAGCCACGAGTCGTCTCCGGAGCCAGCAGTTCTCGTAACTGTTCGTCGTGGTCGAAACCGAGCCAGGTCGCCGTCGCCGCACCGACCTCGTTTACGACGTAGAGACCGAGGCCAGCGGCGACGCCGACCACAACGCCGGTCTCGAGGTAGCCAACCGAGAACTCGATCCCCAGGGCTTCGGCAGGAATCCCCGTATAGATCGCTGCGCCGACTAAAACGAGCGCGAACACACCCTGCGAGAGCGCGACGTTCGCGAGGATCACCCCCGTCGACAGCGATTCCGGATCGAGTTCTCCCTGCGTTGACCGCTTCGACCGTCCACGAACCGGCCGGTCGACCGGATCGGCGTCGCGACGGTCACTCTCGTCGCCCTCTTCCAGCACCGCGGCGACGTCGACTGCGTCTCCGTCGGCGTTTTGCCCAGAATCACCAGGCTCGCCGAACAGCCCCGACTCGCGACCGCCACTCGACTGTTCGAGTGCCGCTTTACCGTTCCGCCGAGGCGTCGACTGTGCAGTGTCAGAACCGTCGGAAAACGATGTCTGCGTTAGATGCGAGAGAACCAGCAGAAAGACGAGGACGACGCCCGTTATACCAGCGAACGCCGTCCAGTTTTCCATCGGTAGTTACTGTGGGCTTGGGTTCGACCCGCCGACGGGCTGTTGGCGATCCAGTGCCGTCCCAGTGATCTGCTTGAGTCGGTCGACCAGTGAGTCTTTCTTCGGCTCACCCTCGAGAGCGACATCTAGCACTTCGCTGATGTTCGAACAGGGAATGATGTCGACCATCTCCTCGTACTCGTCTTCGATCATCACGTCCTGTTCGTTGGCCTTCGGGATGATGACCGTGTCACAGCCAGCCTTCGCGGCAGCCTCGATCTTGTGGGTGACGCCGCCGACCGGAAGCACGTCACCCCGGACCGACAGCGAGCCGGTCATCGCGACCGACTGGTCGATCGGAATGTCCTCCAGGGCGGAGATGACGGCCGTCGCCACCGTGATCGAGGCCGAGTCACCGTCGACGCCCTGCTGGCCAGCCTGGACGAACTGGATGTGGATGTCTTTCTCCGAGAGGTCGACGTCGGAGAACTTCTTGATGATCGCCGAGACGTTCTGGACCGATTCCTCGGCCATCTCTTGGAGCTTGCCGGTTGCGATCACCTGACCGCCGCCCTGCGCGGGCGCGATTTCGGCCATGACCGGCAGCATGATCCCCGAGTCTTCACCCATGACCGCGAGGCCGTTGACGCGGCCTTCGACGGCCTCCTCGGTGACCTGCAACTCGTAGTCCTTGCGCCGTTCGATGTAGTCGTCGGCAAGCTGTTGCTCGATCGAACGAGAGCGCTGTTTGGCCTGCAACACGTCGTCGCGAGTCGTATACTCGCGGTCCTCGGCACGAGCGATGTCGCCAGCGACCCGAACCAGCCCACCGAGGCTGCGGAAGTGCAACGTGAGATGGTTCTTCCGACCCGAACGGCGCTTGGCCTCGAGGATGAGCTCCTCGACGGCGTCGTCGGTGAAGTGAGGCAGGCGGCCGTCGCGTTCGACCTCCTGGGCGACAAACCGGGCGTACTTCCGGCGCATCTCGGGGGTGTCCTCGATAGTGTCGTCCATGTAGACCTCGTACCCGTATCCCTTGACGCGGTTCCGGAGTGCGGGGTGCATGTTCTCCATCGCGTCGAGGTTTCCTGCTGCGATCATGACGAAGTCACAGGGGACGGGCTCGGTCTGGACCATCGCGCCCGAGGAGCGTTCGCTCTGTCCGGTGATGGCGAACTCGCCTTCCTGGATCGCCGTCATCAACTTCTGCTGGGTACGGATGTCGAGCGTGTTGATCTCGTCGACGAACAGCACGCCCTTGTTGGACTTGTGAATCGAACCCGGCTCGACGCGGTCGTGGCTGGGTGTCTCCATGCCGCCAGACTGGAACGGGTCGTGGCGGACGTCGCCCAGCAACGCGCCGGCGTGGGCACCGGTCGCGTCCTCGAAGGGGGCCTGGCGCTGATCGCCGTTGTCGACGATCATATTGGGCACCATCGCGTCGGTCCCGCGAGACGTATAGCGGAATATCAGCCAGATGATACCCGCAGCGAGGATGCCAAGCAGGATGTTCGCGGCCAAAAGCGCGTACACGATGACGACCGCGATGATGATCCACATCAGGATCGACCGCATCTGGTTGCGCTTGCGGGCTTCCTCCTTGTGCGCGTCGATTATCTGTTCGCCTTTCCCCGCAGGGACGGTTCGCACCTTCGGTGCGTTGCCATCGTCAGGGTTGTGATAGACCAGAACGTCCTGGAGGTCCTCCTGGGGCAGGAGTTGGCTCATCGCCTTCGCCAGCATCGACTTGCCGGTCCCCGGCGAGCCGATCATCATCACGTGACGGCGTTGCTTTGCCGCCTTGATGATGATGTCTCGGGCCTCGTCCTGGCCGATGACCTGATCGACGAGGCGATCCGGCACCTCGATATCGTCCGTCGAGTCGACCTGGAGGCCACCGAGCAAGTCGTCCTCGGCGTTTTCCTCGTCGATTTCGACGCCGGGATCGACGTCGACGGTACTACCGAGATCCTCGACGGTCTCGATGTCGTCTTCGTCGTTGGTAGTCGACTCCGAGCCGGATTCGACGCCGTCAGTCGAACCCCTCTCGGCTCGGTCACCGTCCTCCTCGAGCGGCGACCGTGCTCCTTGCGGACCCTCGTTGCCGTGGACCTGCTCCTCGTCCTGAGAGCGGTCTGTCCCCTGGCGACGATCCTCGTCGTGATCGTCGGTCGGCTCCGAAGGGTCTTCGGGAGTGTCGTCAACGTTCGTATCGTTGCTCATAGAACTCTGTTCAGTACCTGATTCGAAGGGATTGGCACTGATATACTTTCTCCATGCGGCGGATGGTGTGGATGGCCAATACTGAGGCCTACAGCGGCCGACGGGGGTGAATGGCTCCCGGGTCCGAGCCGGCCTCGACTGCAATTTACCCCTCATACGAACCAACATAACTCGGTCCCGTTTCCCCGCCGACTGACGAGTCGACCCGCCCCACACCATCCGGATCGGCCCAGCAGCCAGGCCTCGCCCGCCACTCAGTGGCGATACAACTCGATCAGACGATAGGTGTCCAGACCGTGACCACCGATCGGCAGCGATCGACGACAACTGCCCGCCTCACGGCGAACACGCCACGCTTAAGCGCCTTGCCAATCCAGTTACGGACATGACACGTGGGTTCTATATCGGTCGGTTCCAGCCGTTTCACGACGGCCACTACAGCGTGGTCGAACGGATCGCCGACGACGTCGACGAACTGGTTCTCGGCATCGGCAGCGCCGACGACTCTCACACCGTCCGGAACCCGTTTACCGCCGGCGAACGAATCATGATGATCACCAAGTCAGTCGTCGACGACGACCTCGTCACCTACGCAGTGCCGATCGAAGACCTAGAACGAAATTCGGTGTGGGTGAGCCACGTCCAGAGCATGTGTCCGGACTTCGACGTCGCCTACTCGAACAACCCACTGGTCATCCAACTCTTTCGCGAGGCCGGCATCGAGGTGCGCCAGTCACCCATGTTCAACCGCGAAGTCCTCGAGGGCTCCGAGGTGCGCGAACGGATGATACACGGCGACGACTGGGAGTCGCTCGTCCCCGCACCCGTC contains:
- a CDS encoding nicotinamide-nucleotide adenylyltransferase; the protein is MTRGFYIGRFQPFHDGHYSVVERIADDVDELVLGIGSADDSHTVRNPFTAGERIMMITKSVVDDDLVTYAVPIEDLERNSVWVSHVQSMCPDFDVAYSNNPLVIQLFREAGIEVRQSPMFNREVLEGSEVRERMIHGDDWESLVPAPVVEVVGEINGIERIQMVSDSDSNGG
- the trpA gene encoding tryptophan synthase subunit alpha → MTSDSDVEAAIRENHPALITYITAGDPSLEDTKAYVEALDRGGSDLIELGLPFSEPIAEGPTIQAAINRALEAGTTPAGFFELVDDLETEAPLLVMTYYNMILQYGGSEAPRASDGRAAKPRDEPDVRPFVERAAAAGLSGIIVPDLPAEEADPLREACDDHGLDLVFIVAPTTEGERLERIMSQVSGFAYVQARLGTTGARANVSSATHDSLARLSEYDVPKAVGFGVSEGDHAAEIIEAGADGVIVGSALVELIGEHGEGDAPAATALEATAAELKRGVLRGGGFDPDAARDGNVPEPEQP
- a CDS encoding 2-amino-3,7-dideoxy-D-threo-hept-6-ulosonate synthase, giving the protein MTTTGIDARLERIGTDGSYVIVPMDHGITLGAVQGLKEIESTIDGVTRGGADAVLTQKGIAPRVHENKNGKGYIAHLNGSTTIGPDEQDKRLTGTVEEAIRAGADAVSFHINVGSDHEPDQIGQLAGVTETAERFGIPVLAMAYARGPGVDSTDPEALGHAVRLAEELGADLVKTGYSGDAETFQHVVASTRLPVVIAGGSKGTDRETIEMVRGAMDAGGAGVSMGRSIFQHDDPEAIATAVSNVVHDDRSVDEALTEAGLAIEA
- the trpC gene encoding indole-3-glycerol phosphate synthase, whose protein sequence is MNSRAALAPEVASILAAARERPGGDAPLEVEPRSLPDALERAEADGRVPVIAEVKPTSPTADSTREDDPVELAESMVAGGAAAISVLTEPSHFGGSPETLTRVREAVDVPVLRKDFVLREDQLDVVKADLMLVIARFVENLEELVAAARDRGFQPLVEVHDETELETALESGAEIIGVNNRDLARLEVDLETFESVSRAVPDDITLVAESGISTPANVRRMREAGADALLVGNAIMDHGATETAVEANTRRLTRATPEEET
- the trpB gene encoding tryptophan synthase subunit beta; protein product: MSTIEYDEENRERTSDATFGDDYGGQYVPEALMPALQELEDAYERYVLENEDGFVDEFRERLREFGGRPTPLQRADRLSERYDREIYLKREDLLHGGAHKLNNALGQVLLAKYMGKERIIAETGAGQHGTATAMAAAHLDMPCEIYMGRTDINRQRPNVYRMRMNGAEVTPVTAGSGTLKEAINETMRDWAATVERTHYVIGSIVGPHPFPKLVRDFQSVISEEAREQVREQAGRLPDSVVACAGGGSNTMGSFHAFVPDEDVELYAVEAGGSSLEIDAEDGLAPNSATLSTGSDGVLHGAMTKLLQSEEGQIVESHSVSAGLDYAGVGPELAHLVESGRVTPTNVDDEAALNGFHRLSNLEGIIPALESSHALGFLEESHDELGDLVVVTVSGRGDKDLETVLEETEKRDLEAAPDVEVLE
- a CDS encoding CPBP family intramembrane glutamic endopeptidase, yielding MENWTAFAGITGVVLVFLLVLSHLTQTSFSDGSDTAQSTPRRNGKAALEQSSGGRESGLFGEPGDSGQNADGDAVDVAAVLEEGDESDRRDADPVDRPVRGRSKRSTQGELDPESLSTGVILANVALSQGVFALVLVGAAIYTGIPAEALGIEFSVGYLETGVVVGVAAGLGLYVVNEVGAATATWLGFDHDEQLRELLAPETTRGWVVLLVGVLPIIAVFEELLFRAALIGAFSMGFGIDPWLLAVLSSVAFGIGHGMQGSVGIVVTGLLGFVLAAVFILTGSLLVVVVAHYLINALEFLVHEGLGLEWAETIES
- a CDS encoding methylated-DNA--[protein]-cysteine S-methyltransferase; the encoded protein is MEDVTDAGLYARESSYLDRYVQLGVASGRVLDVSFPDHPDDEATVVTDDSEETPTLDRIFEYLDGLEEVPFDDVQVALTVPTDQRSVLEQVQTLPYGDQVGVEALTRMTPGLDADDDDDRILVRTALDANPAPILIPDHRVRDGPSAAPPAVEQKLRSLEGL
- the lonB gene encoding ATP-dependent protease LonB, coding for MSNDTNVDDTPEDPSEPTDDHDEDRRQGTDRSQDEEQVHGNEGPQGARSPLEEDGDRAERGSTDGVESGSESTTNDEDDIETVEDLGSTVDVDPGVEIDEENAEDDLLGGLQVDSTDDIEVPDRLVDQVIGQDEARDIIIKAAKQRRHVMMIGSPGTGKSMLAKAMSQLLPQEDLQDVLVYHNPDDGNAPKVRTVPAGKGEQIIDAHKEEARKRNQMRSILMWIIIAVVIVYALLAANILLGILAAGIIWLIFRYTSRGTDAMVPNMIVDNGDQRQAPFEDATGAHAGALLGDVRHDPFQSGGMETPSHDRVEPGSIHKSNKGVLFVDEINTLDIRTQQKLMTAIQEGEFAITGQSERSSGAMVQTEPVPCDFVMIAAGNLDAMENMHPALRNRVKGYGYEVYMDDTIEDTPEMRRKYARFVAQEVERDGRLPHFTDDAVEELILEAKRRSGRKNHLTLHFRSLGGLVRVAGDIARAEDREYTTRDDVLQAKQRSRSIEQQLADDYIERRKDYELQVTEEAVEGRVNGLAVMGEDSGIMLPVMAEIAPAQGGGQVIATGKLQEMAEESVQNVSAIIKKFSDVDLSEKDIHIQFVQAGQQGVDGDSASITVATAVISALEDIPIDQSVAMTGSLSVRGDVLPVGGVTHKIEAAAKAGCDTVIIPKANEQDVMIEDEYEEMVDIIPCSNISEVLDVALEGEPKKDSLVDRLKQITGTALDRQQPVGGSNPSPQ